One region of Candidatus Poribacteria bacterium genomic DNA includes:
- a CDS encoding Uma2 family endonuclease, protein MSSIAARTYLTPEEYIVAERKATLKSEYLSGEIVAMSGASDTHNLITMNTSNALYNQLADRGCRVYASDMRVGISAGVSYFYLDIAVTCDKPRFEDDVFDTRINPQVIIEVLSDSTLGYDQGEKFIRYRRLESLQEYILISQDQVQVDHYLRQGKQWVLTEFSALEDVLRLVSIGAELPLHQVYRFIDLETDDALQTTHTVSKRDSISC, encoded by the coding sequence GAACCTACCTAACCCCAGAAGAATATATCGTTGCCGAACGCAAGGCGACACTCAAAAGCGAATATCTGAGCGGCGAGATCGTCGCAATGTCGGGGGCAAGTGATACACATAATCTTATCACGATGAATACGTCAAATGCCCTTTACAATCAATTGGCAGACCGAGGATGCAGAGTCTACGCCAGCGATATGCGCGTCGGAATTAGCGCAGGAGTTTCCTACTTCTATCTGGATATTGCCGTTACTTGTGATAAACCCCGCTTCGAGGATGACGTTTTCGATACACGCATCAATCCACAGGTTATTATTGAAGTGCTTTCTGATTCAACCTTAGGCTATGATCAAGGCGAAAAATTCATACGCTATCGGCGACTGGAATCACTTCAAGAATACATCCTTATTTCACAAGATCAGGTTCAAGTCGATCACTATCTCCGTCAAGGCAAACAATGGGTGCTTACTGAATTCAGCGCACTTGAGGATGTGTTACGGCTTGTTTCAATTGGTGCAGAACTCCCCTTGCATCAGGTTTACAGATTCATCGATCTGGAAACCGATGATGCCCTTCAAACCACCCATACCGTCTCAAAAAGGGACTCTATTTCATGCTGA